The Phoenix dactylifera cultivar Barhee BC4 chromosome 9, palm_55x_up_171113_PBpolish2nd_filt_p, whole genome shotgun sequence genome window below encodes:
- the LOC103708237 gene encoding hydroquinone glucosyltransferase-like — METNGVVTKTTPHLAILPTPGMGHLIPLAELAKWLVAHHDFTLTFITLASSASKAQSAFLAALPPSISSVALPPVPLDDLPPDARVETIMSVSAARSVPALRDVLRDLQSSTNLVAFLTDLFGADTFDAPKQLGIPHYMFFPSNLLLLSLFFHLPTLDATTTCEYRDLPGPLELPGCVPVPGPDLLHPIQDRSNECYKWIVHHGRRYREAEGILVNTFDAIEPGAAKILREKEPGRPPVYPIGPLVQTGSPPGMDGSECLRWLDMQPHGSVLFVSFGSGGTLLRAQLVELALGLEMSGQRFLWVVRSPSDSGETSGSYFSAQSKGDPFAFLPEGFVSRTKDRGLVVPSWAPQVEVLAHGATAGFLMHCGWNSTLESVVNGVPMIAWPLYAEQRQNAVMLVEGVKAALRPKEGEDGLIGREEIARVAKELMEGEEGKRVRSRVKELQEAAIKGLQDDGLAYKTLTEVAQKWKGSNPV, encoded by the coding sequence ATGGAGACGAATGGAGTCGTCACCAAGACCACCCCACACCTGGCGATCCTCCCGACCCCGGGCATGGGCCACTTGATCCCCCTGGCCGAGCTCGCGAAGTGGCTGGTCGCCCACCACGACTTCACCCTCACCTTCATCACCCTGGCCAGCTCCGCCTCCAAGGCCCAGTCCGCCTTCCTCGCGGCCCTGCCCCCCTCCATCTCCTCCGTCGCCCTCCCCCCCGTCCCCCTCGACGACCTCCCCCCCGACGCCCGCGTCGAGACCATCATGTCCGTCTCCGCCGCCCGCTCCGTCCCCGCCCTCCGCGACGTCCTCCGCGACCTCCAATCCTCCACCAACCTCGTCGCCTTCCTCACCGATCTCTTCGGCGCCGACACCTTCGACGCCCCCAAACAGCTCGGCATCCCTCACTACATGTTCTTCCCTTCTAATCTATTGCtgctctccctcttcttccattTGCCGACTTTGGACGCGACGACGACGTGCGAGTACCGCGACCTCCCCGGCCCGCTGGAGCTGCCGGGCTGCGTGCCGGTCCCCGGCCCGGACCTCCTCCACCCGATCCAGGACCGGTCCAACGAGTGCTACAAGTGGATAGTCCACCACGGCAGACGCTACCGCGAGGCCGAGGGGATCCTGGTCAACACCTTCGACGCCATCGAGCCCGGGGCGGCCAAGATCCTCCGGGAAAAAGAACCGGGCCGGCCCCCGGTCTACCCAATCGGACCGCTGGTCCAGACCGGCTCCCCGCCGGGGATGGACGGTTCGGAGTGCCTCAGGTGGCTGGACATGCAGCCACATGGGTCGGTGCTGTTCGTGTCGTTCGGCAGTGGTGGGACCCTCCTCAGGGCGCAGCTGGTGGAGCTGGCTCTGGGATTGGAGATGAGTGGCCAGAGGTTTCTCTGGGTGGTCCGGAGCCCTAGCGACAGCGGTGAGACCAGTGGGTCCTACTTCAGCGCCCAGAGCAAGGGTGACCCCTTCGCCTTCCTGCCCGAAGGGTTCGTGTCACGGACCAAAGATCGGGGCCTGGTCGTGCCATCCTGGGCGCCCCAGGTAGAGGTGCTGGCCCATGGCGCCACCGCCGGATTCTTGATGCATTGCGGGTGGAATTCGACCCTGGAGAGCGTGGTGAACGGCGTGCCGATGATCGCATGGCCGCTCTACGCCGAGCAGCGCCAGAATGCGGTCATGCTGGTGGAGGGCGTCAAGGCGGCGCTGCGGCCCAAGGAAGGGGAGGATGGGTTGATCGGGAGGGAGGAGATTGCCAGGGTGGCTAAGGAGTTGatggagggggaggaggggaagaGGGTGAGGAGCCGGGTGAAGGAGCTCCAAGAGGCGGCGATCAAAGGGCTGCAGGACGATGGGCTGGCCTACAAGACCCTCACGGAGGTGGCTCAGAAATGGAAGGGCTCGAATCCCGTGTAA